The genomic DNA GAGTTAGTGGTGCTGGGCTTCGGTTTTAGTTTTCTTCTCCCTGTGCTCAGCCTGCGCTTTCGGGCAGAATAAAATTGAAGCTAATGGAGATATCAAACAGAGCCACAATTCCGAAGACTCCTTTTTCCGCCACAAGCACCCACCGTCCATCTGCAAGTGTAATCACAGAGACTTGCGGTGTCTTCATCACTATAGGCTCCggaagaaaagggggggggggggaggagaaattTCTCCGTCGTTAAAAGGAACCCTCTATTATCACCATTATGATTTGTGTATAGCAACATAAGAATTTCCCCCCTCCTCTTAAAATTCTCCCACAATATTGAGACAGCATTTGTTGTACGATTCATACAAACGCTTGAGGCCTTTCTGGAAAACCATTACCATTCAATGGCTAGAAAATTGctctccttcctttaaaaaaaaaaaaaaaaaaagacaggctcAGCAGCAGCTACCACGGACAACAAAAACTTTCTCCTGCATAATCCTCGCCCACGGAATGACAAAGAAATGATATTGACTTACCCCTGAACGGATGAAGTGTTTGATAAGGGGGGGACTTTTCTGAAGATTTCTTTTCGGGAGCTGCACAGACAGCTGCAATTCATGGGCGACACTGATTGCCAGAAACGCTATGGATTGGCATGGGGTCTGCAGCTCACAGATCCTGATCAATACCCCTACACTCACACGCCAGATGGTTTGGggaaggacaaaaataaaatagtccaaATCAACCCACCATTATGTCTTTTTGTATTGCTCTGATAAACCTAGTTGCAGCACAAATGTGTTCTGTCCAACACAAAACCTTCCTCAGCATTTTGAACATTTGGGTAGAAATAAACAGCCCCCCCTCTTCTTGGGATTTGGGCTGTGGTTACTGTTTTTAGTAAAAACAAAGCTGTTGGGCCCCTTGTCCAGATTGGGTTTACTTGTAgtctgtttattttaatgtgggggtttttttggtgaatAATTTATAGGGTCTCTTTTAATTGAATGTtcacctttctctccctctcagagcctaaaaaaatttttttaatgtgaaaacacATATGAAAAGCTCTGACAGTAAAAATGTCCAGTCTATTCCCATAATTGTTAACTAAAGTTGTTTCTTTTATAACGCACTAGCTTACATTTGTTGTCAAAGCTGCATTTTATTTACAGACTTCTTCTTActcatttaagtgtctgattttgaaGAAAATTGGACCTGGGGATGTGATATGTTAAGAAATGGATATCCTAATCCTGATATAATGGCTGGTACAACCGTCCACGTTTTAATAGTCACGAACTAGCACTCCTGCTACCAGATTTCTGCACAGTCTATTTGTGAATCAAATgctgaggagaggagggaagaggagcgtaacttcaaattaaaaaaaaattctgagttaCACAACTTCTGAAGGTTAGAGTACGTGTGCTAAACAAGGGACAGTCAGAAAGCAACTCTTCCTTTTATTAGAGAAAGAAACATCAAAGATATTTTGAAACACGCTTGAAAATCTTATTAAAACTGatattcttaaaattatcttcgggtagaaaataaatttttttcctttttagaaagaaTGGGAAAGGGCATGCAAGACTAATTTAGTAAAAATTAAGATGCTGACTAAACATGcacattaattttccttttaaatgggTTTTAGGTTGAAATACAAAACCTCAAACCATCATTAAGAAAAACAACGTGAAAAATCTGCTTTAATCTAGCCCAATGAAATTATACACAAAGAAGCCAATACGATTTCATGATTTCCCTGAGATCGCCAATATTGAtcgagggaagggggagggatggtgggagagagggaggagggagagaggcagggaacaAGGCAGCGAGAATATGCAACTCACCTTTCAACTCTCCAGCACGTGACTGCTCCCAGGCACACCAAAATGCAATTCCCAGGAGCAGATTTATCTTGGTAGCCTGGTAAATGAgtttatcattttgaaaaattattttaatggaaatctacatattcaggtTTCTGTATGGAGGCAATGCCTACTCGAGGTCCCAGCCCGGGGTCATTGGCCACTCCTTGAGCTTGGAGCCGGAGCAGGGAAGGCTATGTTCAGCTTTGGGTCCCATCAGACGGACTCTTGCCCCAGCCTTGCTCCTCTCTTGCCCTATTTCAGTCTCTGAGCACTCCTAGACCAACAAGAGGTTGCACTCTTGTGAACTTTTGTTCAACTCGGtaagtttttaaacattaactGTTGCAAATAATCCCAAATGTCCAGCTGCCATTTGGGGAGTGAAAAGAGAGACAGTAAGAGAAGGTTGAGGgggagaggaaagacagagaaacaaaaaaaagcagttaTTTTTACCTGTCTAAATTCGTGACATTCAAGATGTGAGCAGCTAGAAAAGTATGTCTAGCAAAGTAGAGGACCGTCCACTTTCTTACCCAGGCTTTGATATCACAGAGCAGAAGCTACTTGAAAGAATGATGGGCAAGGTATTGGACAGACCTCAATAAAGTTGATCTATGAATAACGTCACTGTACATTCATGTGACAGGATGGTGTGGGAGgcggtggattttttttttttttttttttttttttttttgctctgtagCTAGAAGGGAAAGGAGGGCAGCCGCAAAAGGTCACCAAGACTAAGaactattttccaaatgaatCAAACCTTTCTCTAGTACCAGGAAGACACATACAGTATCTCAGGCTGTGTCCTTGTTTTCTTATCAAGTTTTCTCTAACAGCTGGAAGTGGTTGGAGGGGGCTGTCTTAAGGAGACCCCCTGCTCTTCTTTTGACAGCTGATCAAAAGAAAATAGGTCACGCTTCTCAAACTTATGTCCACCCTGTCCTTAATTACTGTCTCTTTAAACAAAGGCAACATCTGCGCAACCTCAGCTAGCTTGAATCTTCGGAGGCAAACAGAGCGCAACCTGCCTTAAAAGAATCTGTTACTTTTAAGGGTTTCAATGCCCGGTAGCTCCCTGTCTTcagccacccctccacccccacccaggcctcGGAAATCTCCACCTTCTTTCTCCGCAGCTCCACTTCCAGTCCCCGACCCAGGATTACCAAACAACGGAAATTCTGGATAGACGAAGGTGCACTTTTGAAAGCTGCGGCTTTCGAGCGTTTTAAAAGTCGCCAGGATTCTTGTCTTTTCAGAAACAAGTTTTGGATACACAGATAACGGGCGAGAGTCCGTGTCATCTACCCACAGCCGTAACCTGAGGTGTTCCTTTCTAGGGATTCGAGAgaagcgcgcgcgcgcgcgcgcgtgtgtgtgtgtgtgtgtgtgtctgtgtgtctgtgtgtgtgtccgcccgcgcgcgcgcgcgcccgcgcgcgcGCGTTAGGAAAAAAATCTGCGGGTGTCGTCCCGCAAGGTTTACGTACTCCCTGCTCCCAGGAGTTTGCTCACTATAGGCATCGGCAACAATCTtgccgcaccgcccccccccacttctttccAAGTCGCTAATGGGGGGAGCATTTGGTCATCTTGAAACCTCAGCTCCTAGAgttctagttttgttttgcaaTCTAACAGGGCCCTTCTGAAGCCTCATAACTGGGAGATTTATGGGCTCGCCGGGTAATTAAATGATGTTATTGTGTTAACTTTGCTTGGATTACGGTGGCCCGCGCCGCCTGTGGGCTTGCGAAGCTGACCGCAGCTCCTAGGCGGCGAGGGCGCTGGGGTTCCTTTAGCCCAGTAGATTATGCACGCCCGGGTCTCGGGAATCTACCCAGCATTAGAATACTTAAGCGCCTGCATTTTGAAAGCCTAAACTACTGCCCCCCCAGCTAGAGACGCTTGAGGAAGTGGCTTGCTGGGAGACTTGGGTTTGTTTTTAAGCCAGTACGTTCTGgctttctagcctccagaaaaGCTTTGGGGTGAGGCAAGGAGAACTAAAGCAATGCCCTTTTCTCCAGATCGCAGCTGCTCAAGAGGGACACAGCGAAGCATCTTTAGCATAATTTCTCTCCCTCGCTCGCACTCtcgcctctctctccccactaccccctcttcccctccctccctctccttgacGTTCGATTCTAGtggcaaaggaggaaaaaaaggcacaGAGCCGTCAGCCAAACCTGAAAAgcacagccccgccccctcctcagccATTGGCAGCCGCAGTCGGGAGGCCCGCCCCCCAGGCCAGCCGCGTACTTTGAGTGGCTGTTCGCCGCGCCCATCgggcgcggccccgccccgggtCCGAGAGGCTAGGTTGGCTGCCCCGGCGAGCGGCAGAGCCCTTCTGGACAGCTCCCGCTCACCCAAACAGAAGACGTCGGCGCCGGAGCGGGCTCGGACATGGCGAGGCAGCGCGCCGGCCCGAGCGGTGGGGCCCGgtgatccctccctccctccccgccccctcccccttcccgcaCGCACGCCCCgtccgcccccaccccgcccccaccccgggcgcgcccgcctgcccgcccgcagCCCGGGGCGCACACCCGCACGCACGCTCCCCCTCCACACACTCACGCACTCCCGCGCCCTCCCCCCGCTCCCGCGACCGAGCTCCGCCACGCGCGCCTTGCCAGCCCGccggccgcccccgccgcccccgccgcccccgggcCCCGATGGACTGAATGAAGGCTGCCTACACCGCCTATCGATGCCTCACCAAAGACCTAGAAGGCTGCGCCATGAACCCGGAGCTGACAATGGAAAGTCTGGGCACTTTGCACGGGCCGgccggcggcggcagcggcgggggcggtggcgggggcggcgggggcggcggcgggggcccgAGCCATGAGCAGGAGCTGctggccagccccagcccccaccacgcGGGCCGCGGCGCTGCTGGCTCGCTGCggggcccgccgccgccgccaacGGCGCACCAGGAGCTGGGcacggcggcagcggcagcggcggcggcatcGCGCTCGGCCATGGTCACTAGCATGGCCTCGATCCTGGACGGCGGCGACTACCGGCCCGAGCTCTCCATCCCGCTCCATCACGCCATGAGCATGTCTTGCGACTCGTCCCCGCCCGGCATGGGCATGAGCAACACCTACACCACGCTGACGCCGCTCCAGCCGCTGCCGCCCATCTCCACCGTGTCGGACAAGTTCCACCACCCGCACCCGCACCACCAcccgcaccaccaccaccaccaccaccaccagcgcCTGTCGGGCAACGTCAGCGGCAGCTTCACCCTCATGCGCGACGAGCGCGGGCTCCCGGCCATGAACAACCTCTACAGCCCCTACAAGGAGATGCCCGGCATGAGCCAGAGCCTGTCCCCGCTGGCCGCCACGCCGCTGGGCAACGGGCTGGGCGGCCTCCACAACGCGCAGCAGAGCCTGCCCAACTACGGGCCGCCGGGCCACGACAAAATGCTCAGCCCCAACTTCGACGCGCACCACACTGCCATGCTGACCCGCGGTGAGCAGCACCTGTCCCGCGGCCTGGGCACCCCGCCTGCGGCCATGATGTCGCACCTCAACGGCCTGCACCACCCCGGCCATGCTCAGTCCCACGGGCCGGTGCTGGCGCCCAGCCGCGAGCGGCCACCCTCGTCCTCGTCTGGCTCGCAGGTTGCCACATCGGGTCAGCTGGAGGAGATCAACACCAAAGAGGTGGCCCAGCGCATCACCGCCGAGCTGAAGCGCTACAGCATCCCACAAGCGATCTTCGCGCAGAGGGTGCTGTGCCGGTCTCAGGGGACTCTCTCCGACCTGCTCCGGAACCCAAAACCGTGGAGTAAACTCAAATCTGGCAGGGAGACCTTTCGCAGGATGTGGAAGTGGCTGCAGGAGCCCGAGTTCCAGCGTATGTCCGCCTTACGCCTGGCAGGTAAGCACAGAGGGTCTCCTGGAGCCAGGCTGCTGTGGAGAGGGCTCCGGGGTTCTTGTGGCCCCAAGTCAGCGCGCCTAGTCTcggttctttcctcctcttcactACGCACTTCCTATTTTCTCTCgaatttctttcttctactgtcatttcctctttctcctcccttcttccatttctgttctttttcttgtgcattttcttaacttctctccccccctcctgtCTTCCAGCTTTCATTGACcgaccccccccaccaccaccacgtGTCATTCACCCTCCCCTGAATGTGCCAATTTTACCCTCCATTTCTGACCTTCTCTAGTTGTGGGAcaagggacggggggggggggggggggtgtgcagtGTTCACTAGGGGCCTTCTCTTTACAAGGCTCCCAGAGACTGAGGATTGGCCTTTTTCAAAGCCCTGTGCACTTGAACTCTTGTTGAGACAATACATTTCAGTTTTCCAGGCTGCCCGGTCTCACTATTTGGAGGCAGTTGAGGGGTTTTGCtcttcagaatggaaaaaaagtctgCGTTCTCGTCCTACCCATCATAGCAGGAAAACTTCTTTAGTTATTAGCAGGAGTCACAATCTTGACCGCTGGGGAACGGGTGGCTAGGTTACAACAGCGCTTCCCAAGCGCAGCTCGGGCCTTGGGGTTGGCGTGGGGAGTTTGTGACCGAAAGAGCCGGCTTCGGCCAGTTCCCACGTCTCTGCCTACAGAAAGGGGAGGGTGGAAGGACGAAGGGTGGGACTAACACATTCGCCTCTACCAGGATTTGGGAGAAAAAACAAGAATGCAGAGCTCCCTGACGAACTCGCGGGCCAATGTTGCCCGGCTCCCAGCTTTTGCTGGGATTTGCCAAGGTTTGGCTTGGCTTGGAGAGAAGCTAGGCGCTCCTGAAGAGAGGTGCTGAAAAATTAAGATGCAGGTTAGTTAATGCATCTTGGCCACCGGCTACAGGCTCCGCCTTTGCATTAAGCGGACGCTGATTGTGCGCTGTAGCGCGGCTGCGGGGAGGGCTGGCGGCCCGCGGGAGGGGATGGGTCGACGCGCTGGTTACATTGTTCTGGTGCGGGCttggttctttgtgcctcctctAGCGGCCGAGCCGCGAGGTACAGCCCTCTATTGTTCTAGGAGCAAGGATACCTCCTGTGTGGGCGGCGGGAGCGAGAGAGAAGGACGCAGCAGTGGCTGCGACTGGCACAGAGTTGCGCGCTTTTGTGCGCACAGACCCAGCGCGGTGCGCGTGGCAATTgcgctgcccccctccccccaggaccTAGCCGCCGTCCCAGAGAGGCAGAGGTTCACCGCGCCCCACTGGGGAGGACACAGAGTACCCTACTGCAAGTCCGGATGGGCAGTTTCTCTTGGACTGGGCCCATCTCTCCAGATCGGTGGGCCACCAAAGGGGACAAATCGTAGTGGCAGTGATTTACATGGGTGCGGGAGGTGGTTTGTGCGTTGTGTGCGGCCAGCACGGTTCGGAGCCAGCTAGATACAACGCGCTTCCGGAGCCGCAAGCTCAGGCTTCCTCTCCCGCTCCCTGGGGCTTTCCCCGCACCACTGAGCCTGACTTATGGGGTGCACTCTACCCACGCCGGATGGGGCCGGGGGCGTGTTCACCCAGGCTTGGGAGGGGGCGTTTCCACTCTGACCGCCTCCGCCTTTGCCGGCTGTTGGAGGGTTCTGATCTTCAAGCAGTAATCGCCCCACAGTACTGatctgaaaaggcaaaaaaacacaaacaagaagcaaacaaaaaaaactagctATCCCCCCTAAAGCTTCCCTAAATCGGTGGACTCCTAATACTTTTGTGTGGGTTTACTGATCTTTCTCTTTTAGCTTACTCTTCATTCTCTCCTACAATTTTCTCCTATTTGCTCTTGGTTCCTGGGAAAGATTGAGCAGTGAATAGAGAGCAGCGGTGAGAAATATACTGGAGGCTTACTGACACTTCTGAACAGTGTGGTGCCCCTTTGTCTTAGGCCCGAAAACACCCCCCTAGCCTCTCTCAGGTAGGCTGGCTTCCTGGGCACAGGCGACCAGAAGGAACGTGGCAGCTGGAGTGGAAGATACAGTTAAAGGCAGAATGACATCTCTTCTATTCCAGACCATCTCAGAGCGCTGCCGCCCCCTCACGCCTGTCCAGCAAAGGACAGagctttagaaagaaaaagaaagaaagaaagaaagaaagaaagaaagaaagaaagaaagaaagaaagaaaaggaagaaaagaagaaagaaaccatgTGCCTTATGCCCACATATGTCTGAAAGTGATGGGGCAAGTCATGCTTTATCTGTTAGCCCTCCTCAGCTTTTCCAATGGCTCAAGCATTGCTGGGGTGAGAGAGAGTGTGGCATGCCTGGGGGTCTCCAGTCCCACCACCCACCCTAGGAAAATCACGGTGCGGGCATACTCCTGGGAGGCTGGACTCCGGAAGCATGGAGGCTTTCCTGAGAAGGAGCCCTGAAGCCACCTGCACAGGAGACTGAAAGCCTCCTTCGGCGAGTGGGAAATCCTGCTGAGGACCCCGCTTTGCTCAAGCATTCAAATGTGTGTCTGTTTTATTACCCCGAGTTGAAAAGGGACAAGAGCTTTAGCCTTTTTATCTGGCCATTTGATCAGCAACTACAAGTGTGTTGAGTGGTTATTATTACATAGGAGGCTTTTCAGTTTGGGGTCAGTAGATCAGTCTCTTCAGACACCGACGCAGAAGCTAGGACTGGTAAGTAGGTATTATGTGCTCAGGAGCGCTAGGGGACAGGagcaaatggagaagaaaagcagAGGCCTTCTCGCCAGGAATATCGATCGGAATCCCCGCAGGGACGCCGCTGAGGGCCCACACGGTTCGGCTCTGGGGTTAAACAAGCCCAGTGGCTCCACAGGGCTGCTGAGGCTCACTGCCAGGCCAGAGCCTGGGAGAGctggctcctgcctccccacccccatcccagctcACCAGAACTAGGCCCCATTTGTCTCCCATAATCTCCTTTtagtttccctttcattttctcatttttgaccCCTTTGGGTCTTGCCAGAGGCCCAAGCATACAGGGATTTGAGGGACCTCAAAATTAAGGTGTCTGATTCGGACCAGCTCCTGCAGATCTCACCTTTAGGTGAAGCAAACCCGGCACAACGGAAGCAGGTCCTCCCTCCACACGTACCTGCCTCCCGCAGGTCTGTCTCCTCCTTGCCAACTTACTTGGGTGTATCCACACCCGAGGGTGGCATTTCAAAGGTAAGGGAGAAGACATCAGGGAAACTCAAATTGCCCCAGCACTACGTTTCAGAGAAACAGACTCCAAGTAAACGGTTTCGTTGGGAAAGGGTGGCCACGGCAGCAAGTGGTTGTAATCGCACCCACTTGGGCCTCGTTGGCAGTGGTTCCAGAGGCAGGCTCCTGAAAGGCAGTTTGTGTTACCTCAGCAAGATGCAGCAAGGACAAAATCCCGCGGATTTGAACCCAGAGATTCCCTGGCTTTGAGCCCAAGAAGCCTCTGAACCAAACACAAACATGAAAAAGGAGGGACTGAAAAAACCCAGGCAAAAACTGGACGGGCGCCTCTCAGAGGAAAATCAAGGCTTTCCTGGCAGGCGAGTGGTCTCCTCCAACGCCCtgaagacagagcagagcctCTGAGCACTAAGGTTTCCACCCTGCAAGGCGGCCTGCTAGGAACCTGCCACAGTTCCTGGTGGTGGACAGACATAAGGCCTTCTTCAGACAGCAACTCCCAGCGGCCACTCTAGAAGCTACTCTGTTCTAACGGCCGATGCCTTTCACCAACCTGCTATCGAATCGTCTGGGCCACCTGACGCCTGCAGCGGCAGAGCATGGCCGGGACAGTCCCCAGCAGCTTTTGCCAGGAGCACCACGGGCATGCGTGTCTCCTTTGGCGCGGGGAAGTCTTGGGCTATGCTGGCCGACCGGCATCTTCTAAGCGGGGAGCCGGGGACCTCATTTTAAGAGCTTCACACCCCAGTTCCCTCCGGCTAGTGCGACTCCCCGCCCAGCTCAGCCCATTTGTCCCCGCAGTTTAGTTCGGATCCGAGCTCGAGAGACCGAGCGCAATCCCCGTCCGTCCATACGGAACACAAGATGTTTTCGCCTGCTGGCTCGTCGGATTAATAATTGAAAAGCAACTGTTCTTGTGTGGTCAAGTCCCGGGTGCCTGAAGAACACCTTTCTAACACGCGTTAgggggagcgggagcgggaggaAAAGGCAGGACTCGAGGGAGGGTAGTGAAGCCGAGCAAGAGAAATAGCCCAGGCCGCCAGGCGCCCTCGACGCGAGCGgctgtgcatttatttttattccaggcTTTCCACCGTGTGGTTATGTCACTTTCTCAAACAAATGTGTATATGGAGGGAGATCGATGCTGATAATGTTTAGAAGATTAAAAGAGCATTAATGCTGGCAACAATAACGTAAACGTGTGGACCCAGATCTCATTGATCTGGAACCTGATCCGGCGCGTTTCCAGTAAGCCCGACGGCGCGCTCTTCCCAGCAGAGCGCTCGCCAGCGCCCCCGCTCCCCAGCGCCCCGTCTCCCCGGCGCTCCCGCCGCGCCGCTTTCCGGGCTCCCGGCGGACCCACGGGTCGGGCTGCGGCTTCTCCACCGCGCGGCCCCAGCTAGCCCTTTCCCAAGGCTTTCTCCAGTCGCAGAGCTGCTAGCCATCCCCGTGGtccccgcgcgcgcgcgcgcgcacaccgCGTTCTGAGCTCTCTACGGAGGGCTCTGTAGGTGGCTGAGTCCGCGAAGGAACTGCACCAGACGCGCCGCCGAAGTCCTCCCCGCTCTCTCGTTCTCGGGGGACCGTAGCGGCCCCCGGCGGATCGAACACTGTCCGGCgcaacttctttctttccatctaaaCCCACCCAGGAAATTCGACCTCCCTCTCGATATGCGGAAACGACCAAGCCCAACTTGGAAACGTCTCTAAAGCTGCCTGTTAAATGCGCAGCTTCCCGATCCTCGGATCCCTTCGCACCCTTCCTTGTTTTCATTAGAAGGGAACATTCCCACTGAAGTGTTCCTATTCGCAGACGTTCTACACTGATGCATTAGTTGGGCATTCAAATGCGGCCCCGGTGACAAAGGCTTGGGCTTCATCCCTCAGAATGGTCTGCCCTGGGCTAATTAGGTCAACCAGGGAAGAACCTTAGCTCCTATACCGGCTGGGGCAGGAAGGTAAGAAAATCAGACTGgggagccccaccccacccctttccaCCAGCTGGAGAGAACCTGTGCTCTGAGACTCGGGTCAGAGGTTTTCCCTGAGGCACCTGCagtgactgaaaaaaaaagaacttttgagttcttccttccttccccctgggGGATGTCCACACTGTGCCCCACTGCTCCCCTTGCCAAATGGTGGCTTATTCCAGAAGGAACACTAAGGTGAATTTTACTGAAATTCAGGGTGAAAGAGCTTGGATGGTAATGGAGGGGTGCAATAGGAATTAAATTGTTCTGGCTTTTTGAAATTCTCAATCCTCCAACCGGTGAAAGCTAGGTTTTTCTTTCAAGAGGAGGTCTCAATCTGGAAGGAAAGGagtgttttccttcctttgccaAGAACgaaatgggggaaaggaagaaggagagagaagaagaaaaatctttcatTGTTCTGCTTTGAGGTGTGCCAGAGGGTGAACTGGTATTTCTTTCTGTCATTCCCAGAGACGGGGTTCACCTTCTCACCAGTGGACTTCCTCAAAGAAGGGAGCTTTGGTATAGCACCTGATTCCTAGTCAGGATATATCTtaccagcccccccccaccccaaacacattAACGTTGGTCACACGGTCATATACAGAAAACAAGAATACCTGAGTGGCATCCTTCAGGTCGGGAAGAcaactgcccccctccccagaggcccCACGTGAAGAGCTCCTAGGTTCTGGGAGGGGTGAGCAGGCTTAGACTCTCCTCCATACCCATCTTAGAATCCCAAGAATAGGGCAGGGATTCTGGTGAATGGTGAGGGTAGGGCAGAGGGGAAACTGATTGCCTCAGATTTTGTCTCCAAGAGGAAAAATGCTTTACCTCCTTCTAGAGCCACATCTGTCTGCCCAGCGGTAACAGGGGTCTGAACCCTGAGGGAAGGAGAGCCTGTTTTGCTTTCATCTTCAATCTGAGACTTTATTGTCCGGTCACTTCTTGGTTTTCTGGCCTTTAGAATCTGTTTCTAAAGGAATATCAGAGGAAAGAGGTTGAAGGAAGAAAGTACTGGACCCCACCACACTACAGCTGGTGGCTGGTGTTGGCAGAAACCGTCTTCAGGGAGAGTGGTATCATGAAGGGGAATCCCTGGAGGAATGAAAACCTCAAAGGGAAAGCAGAGAGATTTAATTTCTG from Prionailurus viverrinus isolate Anna chromosome D3, UM_Priviv_1.0, whole genome shotgun sequence includes the following:
- the ONECUT2 gene encoding one cut domain family member 2, which gives rise to MKAAYTAYRCLTKDLEGCAMNPELTMESLGTLHGPAGGGSGGGGGGGGGGGGGGPSHEQELLASPSPHHAGRGAAGSLRGPPPPPTAHQELGTAAAAAAAASRSAMVTSMASILDGGDYRPELSIPLHHAMSMSCDSSPPGMGMSNTYTTLTPLQPLPPISTVSDKFHHPHPHHHPHHHHHHHHQRLSGNVSGSFTLMRDERGLPAMNNLYSPYKEMPGMSQSLSPLAATPLGNGLGGLHNAQQSLPNYGPPGHDKMLSPNFDAHHTAMLTRGEQHLSRGLGTPPAAMMSHLNGLHHPGHAQSHGPVLAPSRERPPSSSSGSQVATSGQLEEINTKEVAQRITAELKRYSIPQAIFAQRVLCRSQGTLSDLLRNPKPWSKLKSGRETFRRMWKWLQEPEFQRMSALRLAACKRKEQEPNKDRNNSQKKSRLVFTDLQRRTLFAIFKENKRPSKEMQITISQQLGLELTTVSNFFMNARRRSLEKWQDDLSTGASSSTSSTCTKA